A genome region from Anaerohalosphaeraceae bacterium includes the following:
- the cimA gene encoding citramalate synthase: MGKVAIYDTTLRDGMQAEGISFSLEDKLLIARKLDEFGIHYIEGGFPLSNPKEEQFFARLAQEKLKNSILAAFGSTRRASQKPEEDAGLRALLACGAPVLTIVGKSWDLHVKEVLRCSLEDNLQLCADSVAYLKKQGRRVFFDAEHFFDGYKNNPEYALKVLQAAAEAGAEVLVLCETNGGCLPNEVFDITQVVCRTLSGAVVGIHTHNDSDCAVANSLAAVQAGARQVQGTINGLGERSGNANLCSIIPNLTLKMGYETVGLSRLKGLTELSRFVFEVANLPPVSNLPYVGESAFAHKGGLHIDALRKNEKTYEHIHPSLVGNERKYLISELSGSSNVLDKLERKKITADKQTAAKILKAVQDLENAGYQFETAEASFDLLVKKTLGEYVPSFELIKYHIDVERNPDGAMVTEATVKLQVDGKVEHVVAEGDGPVNALDNALRKALERFYPSLREMSLVDYKVRVVNAKAGTAARVRVVIESRDRADLWGTVGVSENIIEASWLALVDSVEYKLLKDADKFSEQSR, translated from the coding sequence ATGGGAAAAGTAGCCATATACGACACAACTTTGCGGGATGGAATGCAGGCCGAGGGCATCAGTTTTTCCCTCGAGGATAAACTGCTGATTGCCCGAAAACTGGATGAGTTTGGTATCCATTATATCGAAGGCGGTTTTCCTCTCAGCAATCCCAAGGAAGAGCAGTTTTTTGCCCGACTGGCTCAGGAAAAGCTGAAAAATTCCATTCTGGCGGCCTTTGGAAGCACCCGGCGGGCTTCTCAGAAACCGGAGGAAGACGCGGGGCTTCGGGCGCTTTTGGCCTGCGGTGCTCCGGTTCTGACCATCGTCGGGAAAAGTTGGGACCTGCACGTCAAGGAAGTCCTTCGCTGTTCCCTTGAGGACAATCTTCAGCTCTGTGCGGATTCTGTTGCCTATCTGAAAAAGCAGGGGCGCAGGGTCTTTTTTGATGCGGAGCATTTCTTTGACGGGTATAAAAACAATCCGGAGTATGCCTTGAAGGTTCTTCAGGCTGCCGCCGAGGCCGGGGCGGAAGTCTTGGTGCTGTGTGAGACAAACGGCGGCTGTCTGCCGAATGAGGTCTTCGATATCACACAGGTGGTCTGCCGGACCCTGAGCGGGGCGGTCGTCGGAATTCATACCCATAATGACTCGGACTGTGCTGTGGCCAATTCCCTGGCGGCCGTGCAGGCAGGGGCCCGCCAGGTTCAGGGAACCATCAACGGACTGGGGGAGCGAAGCGGCAATGCCAACCTCTGTTCGATTATTCCCAATCTGACTCTGAAAATGGGCTATGAAACGGTCGGCCTTTCTCGTCTCAAAGGACTGACGGAGCTGTCTCGTTTTGTCTTTGAAGTGGCCAATTTGCCCCCCGTGTCTAACCTGCCTTATGTAGGCGAAAGTGCCTTTGCCCACAAGGGCGGGCTGCATATTGATGCCCTCCGCAAGAACGAAAAAACGTATGAACATATCCACCCCTCTCTGGTGGGCAATGAGCGCAAATATCTGATTTCGGAGCTGTCCGGTTCTTCCAATGTACTCGACAAGCTCGAACGCAAAAAAATTACCGCCGACAAGCAAACGGCGGCCAAAATTCTCAAAGCCGTTCAGGACCTTGAAAACGCCGGCTATCAGTTTGAAACGGCCGAGGCCAGCTTCGATTTGCTTGTGAAGAAAACGCTCGGCGAATATGTTCCCAGTTTCGAACTGATTAAATATCACATTGATGTGGAGAGAAATCCCGATGGCGCAATGGTCACGGAGGCCACGGTCAAACTTCAGGTAGACGGCAAAGTGGAACACGTTGTTGCGGAAGGGGATGGTCCGGTCAATGCACTGGATAACGCCCTTCGGAAGGCCCTCGAACGGTTCTATCCGTCTCTGCGGGAGATGTCTCTGGTTGATTACAAGGTTCGTGTGGTCAATGCCAAAGCGGGCACGGCGGCCCGGGTCCGGGTTGTCATTGAAAGCCGCGACCGAGCCGACCTGTGGGGCACGGTCGGCGTTTCGGAGAATATCATCGAGGCCAGCTGGCTGGCTCTGGTGGACAGCGTGGAATACAAGCTGCTCAAAGATGCCGATAAGTTTTCCGAACAGTCTCGATAG
- a CDS encoding YeeE/YedE thiosulfate transporter family protein gives MGEIKVPKAPLPWWAAGLALGLIQVLAVYVKGPLGVSTQFVILDSIVMHKAAPEYAQNHPLLSQEKNRKIGYGFWLDVGIVLGAFTAAVMVKRWKLQTSTVWWKTNRNGSLFGRFFAGFIGGIFILLGARLAHGCTSGGFASGWAQLSLNAVPMTIGLFSFGMLTAWLVYPKTPDFEK, from the coding sequence ATGGGAGAAATCAAAGTTCCTAAGGCACCTCTTCCCTGGTGGGCGGCCGGGCTGGCGCTGGGCCTGATTCAGGTCCTGGCTGTCTATGTAAAAGGCCCGCTGGGAGTCTCCACTCAGTTTGTGATTCTCGACAGCATCGTGATGCACAAAGCAGCCCCCGAATATGCCCAGAATCATCCTCTCCTCAGTCAGGAGAAAAACCGGAAGATTGGATACGGCTTCTGGCTGGATGTGGGGATTGTTCTCGGCGCGTTTACGGCCGCCGTCATGGTCAAACGCTGGAAACTGCAGACCTCGACTGTCTGGTGGAAGACCAATCGAAACGGTTCGCTCTTTGGACGTTTTTTTGCTGGGTTTATCGGGGGGATTTTCATCCTGCTCGGGGCCCGGCTGGCCCACGGCTGCACCAGCGGGGGCTTCGCCAGCGGATGGGCGCAGCTGTCTCTGAATGCCGTACCGATGACAATCGGGCTGTTCAGCTTCGGAATGCTGACGGCTTGGCTTGTCTACCCCAAAACCCCGGATTTTGAAAAATAA
- a CDS encoding YeeE/YedE thiosulfate transporter family protein, whose product MSAVFWGLLIGFLFGAALYLGGLAEPDKIIGSLRLKDFHAFRTIALFVLVGMLGTWILQKTGHANSDVKPAAVLTVFIGGALLGVGFGITGYCPGTGLACAAAGRMDALITVLGMFVGAMVYILIYPTVVVSLEQHFNYGKVTLPEITNTSSTAWVLPIVLLGALILWVTAPRGKS is encoded by the coding sequence ATGTCAGCGGTTTTCTGGGGACTTCTGATTGGTTTTTTGTTCGGCGCCGCTCTGTACCTGGGCGGCCTTGCCGAACCGGATAAAATTATCGGCTCTCTCCGGCTGAAGGATTTTCATGCCTTTCGGACGATTGCACTTTTTGTGCTGGTCGGCATGCTCGGTACCTGGATTCTCCAGAAAACCGGTCATGCCAACTCGGATGTCAAGCCGGCTGCTGTTCTTACGGTGTTTATCGGCGGTGCCCTGCTGGGGGTGGGATTCGGGATTACCGGCTACTGTCCGGGAACAGGTTTGGCCTGTGCGGCGGCCGGACGGATGGATGCTCTGATCACCGTGCTCGGGATGTTTGTCGGAGCTATGGTTTATATTCTAATCTATCCGACGGTTGTCGTCTCTCTGGAACAGCATTTCAATTACGGGAAAGTTACGCTGCCGGAGATTACGAATACCTCCTCTACGGCCTGGGTCCTGCCGATTGTTCTCCTCGGTGCCCTGATTTTGTGGGTTACGGCACCGCGTGGAAAATCATGA
- a CDS encoding TIM barrel protein, which translates to MNRRTFLGTSLLTTAALSSSLKAAEQTSEKPTGPFKLRYAPELGQFKHHAGEDPIDQIKFMHEQGFRAFFDNGLMGKSPDLQEKIAQAAAQYEMMIGPFVAEAQFGQRTFVMPSRSVKNQLVSKMKQAVETAKRTGARWALVVPGQYDQSLEWDYQTANVVENLKYCAEVCEPAGLTIVIEPLNPKSHPGLFLTKISQAFQICQAVGSPACMIVNDLFHQQITEGNLIHNIDAAYSRIAAFHIGDVPGRMEPTTGEINYQNIFRHLYQKKYEGVLCMEHGTSKPGKEGELARIAAYRLCDAFEP; encoded by the coding sequence ATGAATCGACGCACGTTTTTGGGGACGTCATTGCTGACGACCGCCGCACTTTCTTCCTCGCTGAAGGCGGCGGAGCAGACTTCTGAAAAACCGACAGGCCCTTTCAAGCTCCGTTACGCACCCGAATTGGGCCAATTCAAACATCACGCCGGCGAGGACCCGATTGACCAAATCAAGTTTATGCATGAGCAGGGGTTTCGGGCGTTTTTTGACAACGGGCTGATGGGCAAAAGCCCCGACCTGCAGGAAAAGATTGCTCAGGCCGCCGCTCAGTACGAAATGATGATAGGCCCCTTTGTCGCAGAGGCCCAGTTCGGCCAGCGTACCTTTGTGATGCCGTCCCGCTCGGTGAAGAATCAGCTGGTTTCCAAAATGAAGCAGGCCGTCGAGACGGCCAAACGCACCGGCGCCAGGTGGGCTCTGGTGGTTCCCGGTCAGTATGACCAGAGTCTGGAGTGGGATTACCAGACGGCCAATGTGGTCGAAAATCTCAAGTATTGTGCCGAGGTTTGCGAACCGGCCGGCCTTACGATAGTGATTGAGCCGCTCAATCCCAAGAGTCATCCGGGTCTGTTTTTGACGAAAATCTCGCAGGCCTTTCAGATTTGTCAGGCCGTCGGAAGCCCCGCCTGTATGATTGTCAACGACCTTTTCCATCAGCAGATTACGGAAGGCAATCTGATTCACAACATCGATGCGGCCTACAGCCGTATCGCCGCCTTTCATATCGGCGATGTCCCCGGGCGGATGGAACCGACCACCGGCGAAATCAATTACCAAAACATTTTCAGACATCTCTATCAGAAAAAGTACGAAGGGGTGCTCTGTATGGAGCACGGCACCAGCAAACCCGGCAAAGAGGGGGAGCTGGCCCGAATCGCCGCCTATCGGCTCTGTGATGCATTTGAACCCTGA
- a CDS encoding DUF1080 domain-containing protein codes for MRYEIALISLCVGVLTSGCAERIRLFNGYNLDGWKFYTDDPGVVVTEVWSIRDGILRCEGRPNGYLRTTRPFSNYKLTLEWRWPQEPTNSGVLLHGTGEDRLWPTCYEAQLRSGDAGDLIIIGEELSLTADGKAFRPEESRYLRLARQKPSSEKKPPQWNRYEIICRDNTLELIVNGVRQNRAEGLSAASGFIALQSEGSPIEFRNIVLEKLR; via the coding sequence ATGAGATATGAAATTGCTCTGATTAGTTTGTGTGTCGGCGTGCTGACCTCCGGCTGTGCGGAGCGCATCCGGCTGTTTAACGGCTACAATCTGGACGGATGGAAGTTCTATACGGACGACCCGGGCGTGGTTGTGACCGAAGTCTGGAGCATCCGGGATGGTATCCTGCGGTGCGAGGGGCGGCCCAACGGGTATCTTCGCACAACTCGGCCTTTTTCCAACTACAAACTGACGCTCGAATGGCGCTGGCCGCAGGAGCCGACCAACAGCGGCGTGCTCCTGCACGGGACCGGAGAAGACCGGCTTTGGCCGACCTGTTATGAGGCCCAGCTGCGAAGCGGGGATGCAGGCGACCTGATTATCATTGGGGAGGAGTTGTCGCTGACGGCGGATGGAAAGGCCTTCCGTCCTGAAGAGTCCCGCTATCTGCGGCTGGCTCGTCAGAAACCCTCCAGTGAAAAGAAACCCCCGCAATGGAACCGCTATGAAATTATCTGTCGGGACAATACCCTCGAACTGATTGTCAACGGCGTGCGGCAGAATCGGGCCGAAGGGCTTTCCGCTGCATCCGGATTTATCGCCCTCCAGTCGGAAGGGTCTCCGATTGAGTTTCGCAATATTGTTCTCGAGAAGCTTCGGTAG
- a CDS encoding Gfo/Idh/MocA family oxidoreductase: MNQRSDTNLTRRDFLKTSAVASSAAFWPAASALFAAGQEKIRLALIGCGGRGNGALKDCLQAVSSLGMTAEITALADFFKDRVLKTAQEHQVPQDRCFDGPLAYQKALASEADVVLLVTPPVFRPRHFEAAIAAGKHVFMEKPVAVDAPGARKILEVGQTAVSKGLAVCVGAQRRHQASYLQTKAAIDQGAIGTILSGQVWWCMGHLWFNKRLPGESDADYMVRNWVSFTEMSGDHIVEQHFHNIDVANWFLGKTPKQCVGFGGRARRKTGNQFDFFSVDFDYGGGIHIHSMCRQVDSCYNRVAEFFTGTQGTAAGSGPVNPSDGKRVSVPELQLHENPYVQEHIDLLKSIRDGKPLQDAQWAAQTNLTALMGRISAYTGQLVRWQDLTDPQSKSPWYNLTLSPTAEDFEKGTVKAPADDVIPIPGTEPA, from the coding sequence ATGAACCAGCGAAGTGATACAAATCTGACGCGTCGGGATTTTCTGAAAACATCGGCTGTTGCCTCCTCCGCGGCGTTCTGGCCGGCGGCCTCCGCTTTGTTCGCCGCCGGACAGGAAAAGATTCGGCTGGCCCTGATCGGCTGCGGCGGACGCGGAAACGGAGCCTTAAAAGACTGTCTTCAGGCCGTTTCTTCCCTCGGAATGACGGCGGAAATCACCGCGCTGGCGGATTTTTTCAAAGACCGCGTCCTGAAAACCGCTCAGGAACATCAGGTGCCGCAGGACCGATGTTTCGACGGCCCTCTGGCTTATCAAAAAGCCCTCGCTTCGGAAGCGGATGTGGTGCTGCTGGTGACACCGCCTGTTTTTCGTCCCCGCCATTTTGAAGCGGCGATAGCCGCCGGCAAGCACGTCTTTATGGAAAAACCCGTGGCCGTCGATGCGCCGGGAGCCCGAAAAATTCTCGAAGTCGGACAGACCGCCGTTTCCAAAGGGCTGGCTGTCTGTGTAGGGGCTCAGCGGAGACATCAGGCCTCTTACCTGCAGACCAAAGCTGCGATTGACCAGGGGGCTATCGGCACCATCCTGTCCGGCCAGGTCTGGTGGTGCATGGGACACCTGTGGTTCAACAAGCGGCTTCCCGGCGAAAGCGATGCTGATTACATGGTTCGCAACTGGGTCAGTTTTACCGAAATGTCCGGCGACCATATTGTCGAACAGCATTTTCACAATATTGATGTGGCCAATTGGTTCCTGGGCAAAACCCCGAAGCAGTGTGTGGGCTTCGGCGGACGAGCCCGCCGAAAGACAGGCAACCAGTTCGACTTCTTCAGTGTTGATTTTGACTACGGCGGCGGGATTCATATCCACAGCATGTGCCGTCAGGTGGACAGCTGCTATAACCGCGTGGCCGAGTTCTTTACGGGCACGCAGGGCACTGCGGCCGGAAGCGGACCGGTCAATCCTTCCGACGGCAAACGCGTGTCTGTCCCGGAGCTGCAGCTGCACGAAAATCCCTATGTGCAGGAGCATATCGACCTGCTCAAGAGCATTCGAGACGGCAAGCCCCTGCAGGATGCACAGTGGGCGGCCCAGACCAATTTGACCGCCCTGATGGGACGAATCAGCGCCTATACCGGCCAGCTGGTTCGCTGGCAGGACCTGACCGACCCCCAGTCCAAAAGTCCGTGGTACAATCTCACTCTTTCTCCCACGGCGGAGGATTTTGAGAAGGGGACCGTCAAGGCGCCGGCCGATGATGTGATTCCGATACCCGGAACAGAGCCTGCCTGA
- the ppk1 gene encoding polyphosphate kinase 1: MGRSETEKLEQPESFLNRELSWLEFNRRVLQQARNPKLPLLERVKFLAIFASNLDEFFMIRVAGLRQQAAAGIRKKDPSGKTPAEQLEEISRRCHQMMEEHARTMRQVFAELRENGLILFRREELTSKQKTALRAYFESEIFPVLTPISLTGLNPPPLLEGLQLFAAIVLEPQEDTEEVSILAVPVPDSFKRFPAIPSSGQTVLIPLEDLILEYAAMLCPNRTIRSTACFRITRDADVPIQEDEAGDLLETMEEAVRERLRRAAVRLQISSNPAPELLEWLRKHLNLKSEDIYETDALLGARSLWEIAERPGYERLKLADWPPQPPADLPEGEDLWETLRDRDVLLVHPYESFDPVVRLLKEAAEDPQVLAIKQTLYRTSGDSPIIRALEEAAQNGKEVTVLVELKARFDEERNIQWARRLEDAGCTVIYGVMGLKTHAKALLIVRREEGRIRRYVHLSTGNYNDKTARIYSDIGLMSADSELTRDTASFFNLLTGLSESVGWSKLVIAPTAMRRRLLELIEREIQVSSPDRPGLIMAKLNALEDKQMCQALYRASQAGVKVRLNIRGICCLRPGVKGLSENIEVVSIVDRFLEHARILYFGNGGHPEVYLASADWMGRNLDRRLELLFPIADAGHKKRLIQMLELYLQDNCQSWQLLPDGTYKLKESKGKPVRAQQVLYEQAVEAARRGRRSQSRFRPIKQD; encoded by the coding sequence ATGGGCAGAAGCGAAACTGAAAAACTGGAACAGCCGGAATCCTTTCTGAACCGGGAACTCAGCTGGCTTGAATTCAATCGGCGAGTGCTTCAGCAGGCCCGAAATCCGAAACTGCCTCTGCTGGAGCGCGTGAAGTTTCTGGCGATTTTTGCATCGAATCTGGACGAGTTTTTTATGATTCGCGTGGCCGGTCTTCGTCAGCAGGCGGCGGCAGGCATTCGCAAAAAGGACCCCAGCGGAAAAACCCCCGCCGAACAATTGGAGGAAATCAGCCGGCGCTGTCATCAGATGATGGAGGAACACGCCCGAACGATGCGTCAGGTCTTTGCCGAACTTCGCGAAAACGGGCTGATTCTTTTCCGGCGGGAAGAACTGACAAGCAAACAGAAAACCGCCCTCCGGGCCTATTTTGAATCTGAAATTTTTCCGGTTTTAACGCCGATTTCCCTGACAGGTCTGAATCCTCCGCCGCTGCTGGAAGGACTTCAGCTTTTTGCCGCAATTGTTCTGGAACCGCAGGAGGACACGGAAGAGGTCTCCATCTTGGCCGTTCCCGTGCCGGACAGTTTTAAGCGATTTCCGGCGATTCCGTCTTCGGGACAAACGGTTTTGATTCCTTTGGAAGATTTGATACTGGAATACGCCGCAATGCTGTGTCCCAACCGGACAATCCGCTCCACCGCCTGTTTCCGGATTACACGGGATGCAGACGTTCCGATTCAGGAAGATGAAGCGGGCGACCTGCTGGAAACGATGGAGGAGGCGGTACGGGAGCGGCTTCGTCGGGCGGCAGTGCGGCTGCAGATTTCCTCCAATCCGGCGCCGGAACTGCTCGAATGGCTGCGGAAACACCTGAATCTGAAGTCGGAGGATATCTACGAAACCGATGCCCTGCTGGGGGCTCGCAGTTTGTGGGAGATTGCCGAACGGCCGGGCTATGAACGGCTGAAGCTTGCCGACTGGCCCCCTCAGCCGCCGGCGGACCTGCCGGAGGGGGAGGATCTCTGGGAGACTCTTCGCGACCGCGATGTGCTGCTGGTTCATCCGTACGAGAGTTTTGACCCGGTGGTGCGTCTTTTGAAAGAGGCCGCGGAAGACCCGCAGGTGCTGGCCATCAAGCAGACGCTTTACCGGACCAGCGGGGATTCACCGATTATCCGGGCCCTGGAGGAGGCCGCCCAGAACGGCAAAGAGGTCACTGTGCTGGTGGAACTGAAGGCACGGTTTGACGAGGAACGAAACATCCAATGGGCCCGCCGGCTGGAGGATGCCGGCTGTACGGTGATTTACGGTGTGATGGGACTGAAAACCCATGCCAAGGCCCTGCTGATTGTTCGACGGGAGGAAGGACGCATTCGGCGGTATGTGCATCTTTCGACGGGCAATTACAATGACAAAACGGCACGAATTTACTCTGACATCGGCCTGATGAGCGCCGATTCCGAACTGACCCGAGATACGGCCTCCTTTTTCAACCTGCTGACAGGACTGTCTGAATCCGTCGGCTGGTCCAAACTGGTCATTGCCCCGACAGCAATGCGCCGACGTCTCCTGGAACTGATTGAGCGGGAAATTCAGGTGTCCAGTCCGGACCGTCCGGGGCTGATTATGGCCAAACTGAATGCCCTGGAGGACAAACAAATGTGCCAGGCGCTGTACCGGGCCTCGCAGGCGGGAGTAAAAGTGCGGCTGAATATTCGCGGAATCTGCTGTCTTCGGCCCGGTGTGAAAGGGCTGTCCGAAAACATTGAAGTCGTCTCGATCGTGGACCGGTTTCTTGAACACGCCCGGATTCTGTATTTCGGCAACGGCGGCCATCCGGAGGTGTATCTGGCCAGTGCGGACTGGATGGGCCGCAATCTGGACAGACGGCTGGAACTGCTGTTTCCGATTGCAGACGCCGGTCACAAAAAACGCCTCATTCAAATGCTCGAACTGTATCTGCAGGATAATTGTCAATCGTGGCAGCTGCTGCCCGACGGGACCTACAAGCTCAAAGAATCCAAAGGCAAACCCGTTCGGGCTCAGCAAGTCCTCTATGAACAGGCCGTGGAGGCGGCCCGGCGAGGCCGAAGGAGCCAAAGCCGCTTTCGGCCCATCAAACAGGACTAA
- a CDS encoding Ppx/GppA phosphatase family protein encodes MAEQEAKPVSPTEPPILAVIDIGTNSIRMSIGQVLADGSVEVLERLQRAVHLGQDAFRFGRLERITIRAAISILREFKRRIDFYGARRIWTAATSALREARNADVFVDRVLMSTGLEVDILDPTEQGRLTVLAVREALKNDMSLMGCQTLITEVGGGSTMLTFLKNGQITASQGLGLGSIRLQEMLEPAGRNWMQTSEFIRREIESIVSPLESLMPLRSVKTFLTLGADARFAAEQIGTPLPNPSFRKISRARFRRFLEKLKNFSPEQLAQQYDLPYTEAETLVPALLIYQELLDATSAKEWIVSSVSMRDGLLVELSRRSSGRQEQVFRQEAVQSALALAEKYKVNLDHAQRVAACAVRLFDALKTEHGLSERHRLLLEIAALLHEIGMFVSARAYHKHSLYLILNSEIFGLSREEVQIVAHTARYHRRGTPKPTHVEYMSLSRENRLAVNKLAALLRLAKAMDLEETRQIEQMRIRLQDDTLTIEVPGLSEESLKTQSIGLGTDFFEDVYGLKILWTGGL; translated from the coding sequence ATGGCAGAGCAGGAAGCAAAACCGGTATCTCCCACAGAACCGCCGATCCTGGCGGTCATTGATATTGGAACCAACTCCATTCGAATGTCCATCGGCCAGGTTTTGGCCGACGGCAGCGTAGAAGTGCTCGAGCGGCTTCAGCGTGCTGTCCACCTGGGGCAGGACGCATTCCGCTTCGGTCGGCTGGAACGTATCACCATTCGAGCTGCTATCAGCATCCTGAGGGAGTTCAAGAGACGGATTGACTTTTACGGGGCGAGGCGCATCTGGACAGCCGCAACCAGCGCTCTGCGGGAGGCGCGAAATGCGGATGTGTTTGTGGACCGGGTTCTGATGAGCACTGGTCTGGAGGTGGATATTCTCGACCCGACGGAGCAGGGACGGCTGACGGTTCTGGCCGTTCGGGAAGCCCTGAAAAACGATATGTCTCTGATGGGGTGCCAAACCCTGATTACGGAAGTCGGCGGCGGCAGCACGATGCTCACATTCCTGAAAAACGGGCAAATTACCGCCTCCCAGGGACTGGGACTTGGGTCCATCCGGCTTCAGGAGATGCTGGAGCCGGCGGGGAGAAACTGGATGCAGACCTCTGAGTTTATCCGTCGGGAGATTGAATCTATCGTATCACCGCTGGAATCGCTGATGCCGCTGCGCTCGGTGAAAACCTTTCTGACACTCGGAGCGGATGCACGGTTTGCGGCGGAACAGATAGGGACACCGCTGCCGAATCCTTCTTTTCGAAAGATTTCCCGTGCCCGATTTCGGCGTTTTCTGGAAAAACTGAAGAATTTTTCGCCTGAACAGCTGGCCCAGCAGTACGACCTGCCGTACACGGAGGCGGAAACGCTGGTGCCCGCCCTGCTGATTTATCAGGAACTTCTGGACGCCACGTCCGCCAAAGAATGGATTGTTTCGTCGGTTTCGATGCGCGACGGCCTTCTGGTTGAACTGTCTCGTCGAAGCAGCGGACGTCAGGAACAGGTGTTTCGGCAGGAAGCGGTGCAGTCCGCTCTGGCGCTGGCGGAAAAATATAAGGTGAATCTGGACCATGCTCAGCGGGTAGCGGCCTGTGCCGTCCGTCTTTTCGATGCCCTGAAAACCGAGCACGGCCTTTCGGAGCGGCATCGTCTTCTCCTGGAAATTGCCGCCCTGCTGCACGAAATCGGAATGTTTGTGTCGGCGCGGGCCTACCACAAACATTCCCTGTATCTGATTTTGAATTCAGAAATATTCGGGCTCAGCCGCGAGGAAGTCCAGATTGTCGCCCATACCGCCCGGTATCACCGTCGGGGCACTCCGAAGCCGACCCATGTGGAGTATATGAGTCTGTCCCGGGAAAATCGTCTGGCGGTCAACAAACTGGCCGCTCTGCTCCGGCTGGCCAAAGCAATGGACCTGGAGGAGACCCGGCAGATCGAACAGATGCGCATCCGTCTGCAGGATGACACACTGACGATTGAAGTGCCGGGGCTTTCGGAAGAATCGCTCAAAACGCAGTCAATCGGACTGGGAACAGATTTTTTTGAAGATGTGTACGGGCTGAAAATCCTCTGGACAGGCGGACTCTGA
- a CDS encoding HD domain-containing protein, whose translation MAHPLHDKIAQAERFADRCGAERGHWEQVRRLSMQLFDRLADSLKLDESDRFVLECAAILHDIGWCTGQQGHHKQSMKMILDDTTLPLSRTERIRIGLTARYHRKALPVKDHPIYSELGAEEQKHIDLLAGLLRIADGLDCSHRNLIKGIQAEISRDRLVIRCQGGPGAHEELQAARKKSDLLERVLSIPVQIIQESSAANLY comes from the coding sequence ATGGCCCATCCTCTCCATGACAAAATTGCACAGGCAGAACGATTTGCCGACCGATGCGGGGCGGAACGCGGGCATTGGGAGCAGGTGCGCCGGCTGTCAATGCAGCTGTTTGACCGGCTTGCCGATTCATTGAAACTCGATGAGTCGGACCGGTTTGTCCTGGAATGTGCGGCGATTTTGCACGACATCGGCTGGTGCACAGGACAGCAGGGACACCATAAACAATCGATGAAAATGATTCTGGACGATACAACCCTGCCGCTGAGCCGGACGGAGCGAATTCGCATCGGCCTGACCGCCCGCTACCATCGAAAAGCTCTGCCGGTGAAAGACCATCCGATTTACAGCGAACTGGGAGCGGAGGAGCAAAAACACATAGACCTCCTGGCCGGTCTGCTGCGAATTGCAGACGGTCTGGACTGCAGCCACCGGAATCTGATCAAGGGGATTCAAGCGGAAATCAGCCGAGACCGGCTGGTGATTCGCTGCCAAGGCGGTCCAGGGGCCCACGAAGAGCTGCAGGCCGCCCGAAAAAAATCCGACCTTCTGGAAAGAGTCCTGTCCATTCCGGTCCAAATCATTCAGGAATCTTCCGCAGCGAATTTGTATTGA
- a CDS encoding CHAD domain-containing protein codes for METPVVHSVLTLACLTLRRYAEAIQKNLEAAAQGADIEPIHQVRVVCRRLRTALRLFADCLQEDSVSKWRKECKRLLKDLRKARDLDIQMQFLEELLKKAIRDKKILPGLKRLQLRLRQKRQRLQKRIRKSADRFRKQNILKEIAAETERLEQTQSPAAEAGGLSVAERAGTAVQEAMEKTTALLDRLNDKKDIKGHHQLRIAVKRLRYTLEIFQPAFKEDFDKLIQPLKKMQTLLGDLNDCAVWLEQIEKFSAKEKERTEEYFGHARPFLRLQPGIEYVRRNRKKQWQTLFREVCAYCRKLETDGFWKQMTKIFAAPKAAFPQKNHGPSSP; via the coding sequence ATGGAAACCCCGGTTGTGCATTCCGTTTTGACTTTAGCGTGTTTAACGCTCCGCCGCTATGCAGAGGCAATCCAAAAGAACCTGGAGGCAGCAGCACAGGGTGCGGACATTGAACCGATTCACCAGGTTCGCGTGGTCTGCAGACGGCTGCGGACGGCCCTGCGTTTGTTTGCCGATTGCCTGCAGGAGGATTCCGTCTCCAAATGGCGGAAAGAATGCAAGCGGCTTTTGAAAGATTTGCGCAAGGCCCGCGACCTCGACATTCAGATGCAGTTTCTGGAGGAACTCCTGAAAAAAGCCATTCGGGACAAGAAGATTCTGCCCGGCCTCAAACGGCTTCAGCTTCGGCTCCGGCAGAAACGGCAGCGTCTGCAGAAGCGAATCCGCAAAAGCGCAGACCGATTCCGAAAACAGAATATCCTGAAGGAAATTGCTGCAGAAACGGAACGGCTCGAACAGACGCAAAGCCCTGCTGCAGAAGCCGGCGGACTTTCTGTCGCCGAACGGGCAGGGACGGCTGTACAGGAAGCAATGGAAAAAACGACAGCCCTTTTGGACCGCCTGAACGACAAAAAAGACATCAAGGGTCATCACCAGCTGCGGATTGCCGTCAAACGGCTCCGTTATACCCTGGAAATTTTCCAGCCGGCGTTCAAAGAAGATTTTGACAAACTTATTCAGCCCCTGAAAAAAATGCAGACACTCCTGGGGGATTTGAATGACTGCGCCGTCTGGCTGGAGCAAATCGAAAAATTTTCCGCGAAAGAAAAAGAACGCACAGAAGAATACTTTGGACATGCCCGCCCCTTCCTGCGGCTTCAACCCGGGATTGAGTATGTGCGGCGGAATCGAAAAAAACAATGGCAGACCCTGTTCCGAGAGGTTTGTGCTTATTGTCGGAAATTGGAAACGGACGGATTCTGGAAGCAGATGACCAAAATATTTGCAGCGCCGAAAGCAGCTTTCCCTCAAAAAAATCATGGCCCATCCTCTCCATGA